A stretch of DNA from Hydra vulgaris chromosome 03, alternate assembly HydraT2T_AEP:
taattaagaaaaaaaaagtaacaaagcaataaattaaagaaaatatcagTTAACCTTTTTGTAAAGTCATCCATTGTTCAAAGCACTTGAAATGTGCACTGCATGTTTCgtgttctttaagtttttttgacaaGCCTTCCCAAGTGTTCATTCCTTGCCGGAATGGTGAAGAAGTTATCCCAAAAAGTttgcaacaaaaacaaaatactttattgCTGTTCAAAGAATATATGAGCCATGTGCGTTCAAATATTTCTCCATTCTTCATCTTCCGGTTATAATAGTTCAGTGAAAATCGTCTTCTTTCTAAATTGTATGGAAAATCAATTTCGATCTTTTTGAAACCACGTTTAACAATGTCACACCTCTGTGCGTCAGAAACATTATCTGGCCACTCAGAAGGATCATCACTGAGAAAAATAGGCGGAATTGTTATGGCATTTGACTCTACTCTAGTATTCAAATAATGACAATCAGAATTATTTGTAGTTTCTGTTGGTATCGAAACACTTCTAGTCTGAACTaatggtttcaaaaaatgtgttaGCTTGGGGTGATTTGCGATTTCCTCCCTGGCTGCAGCTTTTGCTCTTCTCTTAGTGGCAccacttttcacttttttcataCCAATAATTATATCGTGATATACTATcgaaatataattataaatttttggaaaccttcattgttttattttttttatatataaaaaactaacaatgcataataataataatgataataataataataataataataataataataacaataataacaataataacaatagtaataatagtaataataataatagtaataataataataataacaaaaaaatcagttCAATGATAATGGCCTTATAACCAtttgaactttaaaataaacaaatgcaaAGCGTAACAGTTTTCCAATGCTatacatttgtttctttaaaaccaatgagtatgatttaattgaaacaaataatagactttttatttcatagtattaaagcaaaagtaataacatatagcatagtaataaaataaattattaccaaGATAAATTGTGAAtcgccaaaaataaaaaacgatttataatttataaataaataaacattgaaaTATGTAatctaaatacaaataataacatATTCGCACCTAATAAAATATGCGAATTagagaaatatatttcttcgCACGATTGACTGCTGCTTAATGGTTTCTCTTTAACGGTCCGACAGATTTTTATAAAGCTCgcgtttttcataaaattcggACCTCGGgagtttagcattttttttcttttttttctacatgaaaaatattattgcttttttcaCGCTTGCT
This window harbors:
- the LOC136078876 gene encoding zinc finger MYM-type protein 5-like, which gives rise to MKKVKSGATKRRAKAAAREEIANHPKLTHFLKPLVQTRSVSIPTETTNNSDCHYLNTRVESNAITIPPIFLSDDPSEWPDNVSDAQRCDIVKRGFKKIEIDFPYNLERRRFSLNYYNRKMKNGEIFERTWLIYSLNSNKVFCFCCKLFGITSSPFRQGMNTWEGLSKKLKEHETCSAHFKCFEQWMTLQKG